From Ruminococcaceae bacterium KH2T8, the proteins below share one genomic window:
- a CDS encoding cystathione beta-lyase, translated as MNYDFDKLIDRKNTGSLKWEKAKGMLPMWVADMDIETFPGVQKAIMDRAAHGIYGYTIEQDSWNKAYMYWWEKRHGFKLHKDWLVFVTGVVPAISSAVRKLTTPGENVLIQTPVYPIFFNSILNNGRKVLENKLLYDKAKHEYSIDWDDLIAKLRDPQTTLMILCNPQNPSGNIWDKDTLIRIGELCKKNHVRVISDEIHCDIVAPGKEYIPFASVSETNREISVTCVAPTKTFNIAGIQTAAMIIPDPDLRHKMWRGVNTDEVGEGNCFSIDAVKAAYTREGGVWLDQLREYLWKNRKIAEDFIAKNIPALKVIRSDASYLMWVDCSAVTEDSDRFVAHLEKNAGLMLNSGSHFGGNGDRFVRINLACPESTLREGLTRLYNGTKIYNE; from the coding sequence ATGAATTACGATTTCGACAAGCTGATCGACCGAAAGAATACGGGAAGCCTCAAATGGGAGAAGGCCAAGGGCATGCTCCCCATGTGGGTCGCCGATATGGATATCGAGACATTTCCCGGAGTGCAGAAAGCCATAATGGACCGTGCAGCTCACGGTATCTACGGATATACGATCGAGCAGGATTCCTGGAACAAGGCTTATATGTACTGGTGGGAGAAGCGCCACGGCTTCAAGCTCCATAAGGATTGGCTCGTCTTCGTAACAGGCGTCGTCCCGGCGATCTCATCGGCGGTGCGAAAGCTCACGACACCGGGTGAAAATGTCCTTATACAGACTCCCGTGTATCCCATCTTCTTTAACTCGATCCTGAATAATGGCCGCAAGGTGCTCGAAAATAAGCTCCTCTACGATAAGGCAAAGCATGAATATTCTATCGACTGGGACGATCTTATCGCCAAGCTTCGTGATCCGCAGACGACCCTCATGATCCTATGTAATCCCCAGAACCCTTCGGGAAATATCTGGGACAAGGACACGCTTATAAGGATCGGCGAGCTTTGTAAGAAGAATCACGTGCGCGTCATCTCCGATGAGATCCACTGCGATATCGTGGCCCCGGGAAAGGAATATATACCTTTCGCGTCAGTATCAGAGACGAACAGGGAGATAAGCGTCACATGCGTAGCTCCCACCAAGACGTTTAATATAGCGGGCATCCAGACGGCTGCAATGATCATCCCGGATCCCGATCTAAGACACAAGATGTGGAGAGGAGTAAATACCGATGAAGTAGGCGAAGGAAACTGTTTCTCGATCGATGCCGTAAAGGCCGCATATACGCGTGAGGGCGGAGTATGGCTCGATCAGCTCAGAGAATATCTCTGGAAGAACAGGAAGATAGCGGAAGATTTCATCGCTAAGAATATCCCTGCGCTAAAGGTCATCCGTTCCGACGCGTCTTACCTTATGTGGGTAGACTGCTCGGCGGTAACCGAGGACAGCGACAGGTTCGTGGCACATCTTGAGAAGAATGCCGGACTCATGCTCAATTCCGGATCGCACTTCGGAGGTAACGGCGACAGGTTCGTAAGGATCAACCTCGCATGCCCCGAGAGCACCTTAAGGGAAGGTCTCACAAGGTTATATAACGGTACTAAGATCTATAATGAATAA
- a CDS encoding Uncharacterized conserved protein YkwD, contains CAP (CSP/antigen 5/PR1) domain, with translation MKKFSIYETITASILAASVVMAGCTMAGQGSAFNRASVNAPAEPLMITIGSVDIVTLTPTPTEAILLKESPIEMLGNDMLERIDINDLISDDEEDEIVPEIAEEETEATEATDETIATADEITDETVAATEAGEQQTESDQQAVEETAAPAGSETTVTTTVEVVETEPEPEPEPEPEPSYSINYPPAGTEEYELFILVNEARTANGLAPLSWSGGLADASYVRAGEAVDCFSHTRPDGSDWWTVNPDIMYGENLAQGQTNAQWVFDDWMNSPSHRENIMNPGYVTYGSARVGDTWAQEFGY, from the coding sequence ATGAAAAAGTTCTCTATCTACGAAACGATCACAGCATCAATTCTTGCAGCGTCAGTCGTTATGGCCGGTTGTACAATGGCAGGTCAGGGATCCGCATTTAACAGAGCATCCGTTAATGCTCCCGCAGAGCCCCTCATGATCACTATCGGCAGCGTAGATATCGTTACTCTTACTCCTACTCCCACTGAGGCGATACTTCTTAAGGAAAGCCCCATCGAGATGCTCGGCAACGATATGCTCGAGAGGATCGACATCAATGATCTTATTTCCGACGATGAAGAAGACGAGATCGTTCCCGAGATCGCAGAGGAAGAGACAGAAGCAACTGAGGCAACCGATGAGACGATCGCAACTGCTGATGAGATCACTGACGAGACTGTAGCCGCTACAGAGGCCGGCGAGCAGCAGACAGAGTCCGATCAGCAGGCTGTTGAAGAGACAGCAGCTCCCGCAGGATCCGAGACTACTGTTACTACTACGGTAGAGGTCGTAGAGACAGAGCCCGAGCCCGAACCCGAACCTGAGCCCGAGCCTTCCTACTCCATCAACTATCCCCCTGCAGGAACAGAAGAATATGAGCTCTTCATCCTCGTTAACGAAGCAAGAACAGCTAACGGTCTCGCACCTTTGAGCTGGAGCGGCGGACTCGCAGATGCATCTTATGTAAGAGCAGGCGAAGCTGTTGACTGTTTCTCCCATACAAGACCTGACGGTTCCGACTGGTGGACGGTAAATCCCGACATCATGTACGGTGAGAACCTTGCACAGGGTCAGACGAATGCACAGTGGGTATTCGATGATTGGATGAATTCCCCTTCACATAGAGAGAACATCATGAATCCGGGTTATGTCACATACGGATCCGCACGTGTCGGCGATACATGGGCACAGGAGTTCGGTTATTGA